From the Leptolyngbya sp. O-77 genome, one window contains:
- a CDS encoding ABC transporter ATP-binding protein: MLSPFFGIVSNPDLIQENPIIQRVNTLLGIQSSQQFIFLLCALISILFILKSILYFLSKFYILRFGNFQLASMIESLNRAYLYSDYNYFLSKNSSALVKNIAYETKSFRTTILIPLLYGTSNLTVLVFLLGLMAATDLLLLIGLLTTLLPVVLLVYVMRGRLRRWGKNSSESLQKIIVTLNHGLGGFKETRVIGCEPYFEQEMQRYAHQFAQSEVLVHSFDTLPRILIETVLIVFIVSFIGISQLFLSRSIGDLISSLSVFAVASIRLLPALTQLVSVLGSLQSSKHAVDILYSDLITIEKQFGRRHSNAALNGGRLKSETQPATLSFNRRIQISHISYRYSEKLKPAIDGISLEIRRGESVAFIGKSGAGKTTLVDIILGLLTPQWGDIKVDGVSIYRNLRAWQNLVGYIPQSIFLLDDTVERNIAFGVPDDQIDSRRLQQAIAAAQLQELVAQLPQGIHTRVGERGVMLSGGQRQRIGIARALYHEREILVLDEATSALDNETEKKVSQAIQALSGKKTIILIAHRLSTVEHCDRIYLLEKGRIVKSGKYAEVVK, translated from the coding sequence ATGCTCTCTCCCTTCTTTGGCATCGTTTCAAATCCTGATTTAATCCAAGAAAATCCTATTATTCAACGGGTTAATACTCTTCTGGGTATTCAATCTAGTCAGCAATTCATTTTCTTGCTCTGCGCTCTGATTAGCATACTTTTTATTCTTAAATCTATTCTCTACTTTTTATCAAAGTTCTATATTCTTAGGTTTGGCAACTTTCAACTTGCCTCTATGATTGAGAGCCTAAACAGAGCTTATCTCTACAGTGATTACAACTACTTCCTGTCTAAAAATTCTTCCGCGCTAGTCAAAAACATTGCTTATGAAACCAAGAGCTTTCGAACTACTATCCTGATACCTTTGCTCTATGGCACCTCAAATCTTACGGTGCTGGTTTTCCTGCTAGGGCTTATGGCAGCGACTGATTTGCTGCTATTGATAGGCTTGCTGACGACCCTCCTGCCGGTAGTTTTGCTGGTTTATGTGATGAGAGGTCGTCTCCGACGATGGGGAAAGAATAGTTCAGAGTCCCTGCAAAAAATTATTGTGACGCTTAACCATGGACTGGGAGGCTTTAAGGAAACTCGCGTTATCGGCTGTGAGCCTTATTTCGAGCAAGAGATGCAGAGATACGCCCATCAATTTGCTCAATCCGAAGTTTTGGTTCATAGCTTTGATACGCTACCTCGAATCCTAATCGAGACAGTTCTGATCGTCTTTATTGTTTCCTTTATTGGTATTAGCCAACTTTTTCTATCCCGCAGTATAGGTGACTTGATTTCTAGCCTGAGTGTGTTTGCAGTGGCTTCTATTCGCCTGCTGCCTGCGCTGACTCAACTGGTTTCGGTTCTTGGAAGCCTACAAAGCTCAAAACATGCTGTTGATATCCTGTATTCAGATTTAATTACCATTGAGAAGCAGTTTGGTCGACGGCATAGTAACGCTGCGTTAAATGGTGGCAGGTTGAAATCTGAAACTCAGCCTGCAACTCTGAGCTTCAATCGACGAATTCAAATCTCCCATATCTCATACCGCTATTCTGAAAAGCTTAAACCTGCTATTGATGGAATCTCTCTGGAAATTCGGAGAGGTGAGTCTGTTGCTTTTATCGGTAAATCTGGTGCAGGCAAGACTACTCTAGTGGATATTATCCTAGGGCTACTAACGCCTCAGTGGGGTGATATTAAGGTCGATGGGGTCTCTATTTATCGCAATCTTCGAGCCTGGCAGAACTTAGTAGGTTACATTCCTCAGTCTATTTTTCTATTAGATGATACTGTTGAGCGCAATATTGCCTTTGGGGTTCCAGATGATCAGATTGACTCAAGAAGATTGCAGCAGGCGATCGCCGCTGCCCAACTCCAAGAACTAGTAGCCCAGCTTCCCCAGGGCATTCATACTCGTGTTGGAGAAAGGGGAGTGATGCTCTCAGGAGGGCAGCGCCAGCGGATTGGGATTGCCCGGGCCCTTTATCACGAGCGGGAAATTCTAGTGCTAGATGAGGCAACCTCTGCCCTCGACAACGAGACTGAAAAGAAGGTCAGCCAAGCCATTCAAGCCCTCTCTGGCAAGAAGACTATTATTCTTATCGCCCATCGACTCTCTACTGTTGAACATTGCGATCGCATCTATTTGCTAGAGAAGGGGAGAATTGTTAAATCTGGCAAGTACGCTGAAGTGGTGAAATAG
- a CDS encoding transposase family protein translates to MDIHLDRLLNFPHVTVESCIQKDNEVYLKLRLLNQESSCPHCKQSSSELHQNRPILIRDLSIFGQVTYLKIPRRQFYCRDCQRYFTESLTFMDAGRQYTRRYEEHIYQQVQLSSMEQVGRVEGLSFERIEGIFKHQYAQKKTRMGRSQTHWD, encoded by the coding sequence ATGGACATACATCTTGATAGATTGCTTAACTTCCCTCACGTTACGGTTGAAAGTTGCATTCAAAAAGACAATGAAGTGTACTTAAAGTTGCGCTTGCTCAATCAAGAATCTAGCTGTCCACACTGTAAGCAATCAAGTTCAGAGTTGCATCAAAACCGTCCGATTTTGATTCGAGACCTATCGATTTTTGGTCAAGTCACTTATTTGAAAATTCCTCGTCGTCAGTTTTATTGTCGTGATTGTCAACGTTATTTTACTGAGTCATTGACATTTATGGATGCAGGACGGCAGTACACTCGACGCTATGAGGAGCATATTTACCAGCAAGTACAACTGTCAAGTATGGAGCAAGTGGGTCGCGTAGAAGGGTTAAGCTTTGAGCGCATTGAAGGGATTTTCAAGCATCAGTATGCACAGAAAAAAACACGGATGGGCAGGAGTCAAACGCATTGGGATTGA
- a CDS encoding transposase codes for MWGGFPKVVKRVFPNAVVVIDRFHVMKLVNEELNKIRRQSGVSDRGSKFILLKHGKDLTAEEQTKLEEILKRSKRLGKAYEWKEEFRAIYEQPLTVEEGKRQIQGWLDKARVVYREASTTIRNHLDGISNYFRNRTTSGAMEGINNRIKLIKRQAYGFVNFNNFRERLLACFSD; via the coding sequence ATGTGGGGAGGATTCCCAAAGGTAGTCAAGAGGGTGTTTCCCAATGCCGTGGTAGTGATTGACCGCTTTCATGTCATGAAATTAGTCAATGAGGAGTTAAATAAAATTCGTAGACAATCGGGTGTATCAGACCGAGGTAGCAAATTCATTTTGCTCAAGCATGGCAAGGATTTAACCGCAGAAGAACAGACAAAGTTAGAAGAGATTCTGAAACGGTCAAAGCGATTAGGAAAAGCCTATGAGTGGAAAGAAGAGTTTCGCGCGATTTATGAACAACCATTAACCGTTGAGGAAGGCAAGCGTCAGATCCAAGGGTGGCTCGATAAAGCGCGAGTCGTCTATAGAGAAGCAAGCACAACGATTCGTAACCATTTAGATGGGATTAGCAACTACTTTCGGAATCGCACAACGAGTGGCGCAATGGAGGGAATCAACAACCGAATTAAATTGATTAAACGGCAAGCTTATGGCTTTGTCAATTTCAACAATTTTCGAGAAAGACTATTAGCCTGCTTCTCTGATTAA
- a CDS encoding glycosyltransferase: MGEEKFDIIQKCDLAILNPTGYTEAFPASPLECMACGVPVIASDDHGMSDCMRFFPELVLRSPQDIVHRVEWLVADPLRYLEIQHRAIAIAQWFHLQRAVILTRWIRLLEAILDSTDTKLDLAPMLPFYGSRRKLMIRRDIRPRLSVAKRLILSPLKALGVRK; this comes from the coding sequence TTGGGCGAAGAAAAGTTTGACATTATCCAGAAATGTGACCTAGCAATCCTGAATCCGACGGGCTATACCGAAGCGTTTCCCGCATCTCCACTGGAGTGCATGGCGTGTGGTGTGCCTGTAATTGCCTCCGATGACCACGGTATGTCAGATTGCATGAGGTTTTTCCCAGAACTGGTGCTGCGGAGTCCGCAGGATATCGTTCATCGGGTCGAATGGCTGGTTGCGGATCCGCTCCGCTATCTTGAAATCCAGCACCGAGCTATTGCCATAGCCCAGTGGTTCCATCTCCAGCGTGCGGTCATTCTCACGCGCTGGATTAGGCTGCTGGAGGCAATCTTGGACTCAACGGATACAAAACTAGACCTTGCTCCCATGCTGCCCTTTTATGGGTCAAGACGGAAGCTGATGATTCGTCGGGATATCCGCCCCCGTCTATCAGTGGCTAAGCGCTTGATTCTATCACCGTTAAAGGCGTTGGGCGTCAGGAAATAG
- a CDS encoding glycosyltransferase — protein MGNQERIRVFIGSGEASLLERKVSIYSLRKTTQRALDIYVFNGTHNSIELNDEEPFLAPLSLKLKYRNTTEFSLYRYLIPQICNYQGKAIYIDSDTICLADIGELFDTPLGEYNFLTKADSYSHLGESLWGLSVMLINCETARFDLECYYQEIEQGLYTERDLSQMSPAFLQHHPFKIGKLDPAWNSFDYYDRTTKLIHYTDLYRQPWKAPDHPYGELWFRHFREAIAAGFITDQDIELSLVRSYVRRDILQGNSPPPQCKAALKRVFSFTKASMQNLLKVQPA, from the coding sequence ATGGGGAATCAAGAGCGAATTCGAGTGTTTATTGGCTCAGGTGAAGCTAGCCTGTTAGAGCGGAAGGTTTCTATCTATTCCCTGCGAAAAACGACTCAGCGAGCATTAGATATCTACGTCTTCAACGGCACCCACAATTCCATTGAGCTAAACGATGAAGAACCATTTTTAGCGCCCCTCTCTCTCAAGCTTAAGTATCGGAATACGACCGAATTTAGCCTATATCGCTACCTGATTCCCCAGATTTGTAACTACCAGGGCAAGGCCATCTATATTGACTCTGACACGATTTGTTTGGCCGACATTGGGGAGCTGTTCGATACTCCGCTGGGAGAGTATAACTTCTTGACAAAAGCCGATTCCTACAGCCATTTGGGTGAAAGCCTGTGGGGATTGAGCGTTATGCTAATTAACTGTGAAACGGCTCGCTTTGACCTGGAGTGCTACTATCAGGAAATCGAGCAAGGATTGTATACCGAAAGGGATTTATCTCAAATGAGTCCTGCCTTTTTGCAGCATCATCCCTTCAAGATTGGCAAGCTCGATCCAGCGTGGAATTCGTTTGATTACTACGATCGCACGACTAAGTTAATTCACTACACCGACCTCTATCGGCAGCCTTGGAAAGCCCCCGATCATCCCTACGGTGAGCTGTGGTTTCGCCATTTTCGAGAGGCGATCGCCGCTGGTTTCATCACCGACCAAGATATCGAACTCAGTCTGGTTCGCTCCTACGTGCGGCGCGATATTCTCCAGGGCAATTCGCCGCCCCCCCAGTGCAAAGCAGCCCTAAAGCGAGTTTTTAGCTTTACAAAAGCCTCCATGCAAAACCTGCTAAAGGTGCAGCCTGCCTAG
- a CDS encoding SIS domain-containing protein, whose protein sequence is MISTVAIPVHQMAELLKLEASAIHQAAERLDFAQIEQSLTLLQECKGKVVLSGVGKSGIVAQKIAATLMSIGTVAFFLHPCEALHGDLGAVTPEDVVILLSNSGETEELVQMLPHLKHRRVPIMALVGNLASTLARQADVVLDASVAREACPLNLAPTTSTTVALAIGDALAMTLMQMRGVTEKDFAINHPAGRLGKRLTLQVKDLMFEGSSEAKLLPNASWIEVVTAIYQRAVRGAVSIVDTENRLVGLVTDGDLRRWMQRTEPTALASLTAETIMTKQPVAIAPDALAYDALRLMEDRPSQISVLPVVNDQVYCLGLLRLHDLLRSGL, encoded by the coding sequence ATGATCTCGACTGTGGCTATCCCTGTTCATCAGATGGCTGAGCTTCTCAAGTTAGAAGCCAGCGCCATTCATCAAGCGGCTGAGCGGCTAGATTTCGCTCAAATCGAGCAATCCCTAACGCTGTTGCAGGAATGCAAAGGCAAAGTGGTTTTGTCCGGTGTGGGCAAATCCGGCATTGTCGCCCAAAAGATTGCTGCGACGCTCATGAGCATCGGCACGGTCGCCTTTTTCCTGCATCCTTGCGAAGCTCTACACGGAGATCTGGGGGCAGTTACGCCGGAGGATGTCGTTATCCTTCTAAGCAACAGCGGTGAGACAGAAGAGCTAGTTCAGATGCTGCCTCACCTAAAGCACCGCCGCGTCCCTATCATGGCTCTGGTGGGCAATTTGGCGTCTACTTTGGCGCGCCAGGCAGACGTGGTGCTGGATGCGTCAGTTGCCCGAGAGGCTTGCCCGCTGAACCTGGCCCCGACCACCAGCACGACCGTTGCCCTAGCGATTGGTGATGCCCTCGCGATGACCCTCATGCAGATGCGAGGGGTGACGGAAAAAGACTTCGCAATTAACCATCCGGCTGGTCGCTTAGGCAAGCGGCTGACCTTGCAAGTCAAAGACTTGATGTTTGAAGGTTCTAGCGAAGCCAAGCTCCTGCCTAACGCCTCTTGGATAGAGGTGGTTACCGCAATTTACCAAAGGGCGGTGCGGGGGGCAGTGTCTATCGTAGATACAGAGAACCGACTGGTAGGACTGGTGACGGATGGAGACTTGCGGCGCTGGATGCAGCGGACAGAGCCGACCGCCTTGGCAAGCCTAACGGCGGAAACCATCATGACCAAGCAGCCTGTGGCGATCGCCCCTGATGCCCTGGCCTATGATGCCCTGAGGCTGATGGAAGATCGTCCCTCGCAGATTTCAGTGCTGCCTGTAGTTAATGACCAAGTGTATTGCTTAGGGCTGCTGCGCCTCCACGACCTGCTTCGCAGTGGTCTGTAG
- the kdsB gene encoding 3-deoxy-manno-octulosonate cytidylyltransferase: MSILAVIPARYDSQRFPGKPLVKIGDRPMVQCVYEAAMSCPAFAKVVVATDSELVADCVRQFGGAVEMTRSDHATGTDRVAEVAERYPEMTAIANVQGDQPFVTGQMLTQLVAPYLNGESPAMTTLACPLDMEKGYTDPNSVKVLCDRHSNAIYFSRSPIPYFRNPGSVPVFHHLGLYAFSQEFLSKYAHLTPTPLEQCEGLEQLRVLEHGFSIRVCLTEKSVLEINTPEDLIQAQQLIKGAATVNHA, from the coding sequence ATGAGCATTTTAGCTGTTATCCCTGCCCGATACGATTCTCAGCGCTTTCCAGGGAAGCCTCTGGTGAAGATTGGCGATCGCCCTATGGTGCAGTGTGTCTATGAAGCTGCGATGAGCTGTCCTGCCTTTGCCAAGGTGGTGGTGGCAACCGATAGTGAGCTAGTGGCGGACTGCGTGCGCCAGTTTGGAGGGGCAGTGGAAATGACGCGATCGGATCATGCAACGGGAACTGATCGAGTAGCGGAAGTGGCGGAACGCTATCCTGAGATGACGGCGATCGCCAACGTGCAAGGAGATCAGCCGTTTGTCACGGGTCAAATGCTAACTCAACTGGTCGCACCTTACCTCAATGGCGAATCCCCTGCCATGACGACATTAGCCTGCCCCCTTGACATGGAAAAGGGATACACCGATCCCAATTCGGTAAAGGTACTTTGCGATCGCCACAGCAATGCAATTTACTTCTCGCGATCGCCCATCCCTTACTTTCGGAATCCTGGCAGCGTCCCAGTTTTTCATCATTTAGGACTGTATGCCTTTAGCCAGGAGTTTTTATCTAAATATGCTCACCTAACGCCAACGCCGCTTGAGCAGTGTGAGGGATTGGAGCAACTTAGGGTTTTAGAACATGGGTTCTCAATTCGAGTCTGTCTTACGGAAAAATCAGTCCTTGAAATTAACACACCCGAAGACCTAATTCAGGCTCAGCAGTTAATTAAAGGCGCAGCCACGGTGAATCATGCTTAG
- a CDS encoding glycosyltransferase, translated as MLRPKELFLYGRPAKLSEFKFDESGKDSIIACPNPPKEAVAAGRAIAVPAGEFSVDRVIKQLPPGYQPDIVHISARNLNFKPMGLHRFGCPTVMKLGDTFHWGDGTLSGMVQYCRQLQCDYHWVYQGVQHLHFFAEAGLKNVFWLPGTMVIDPYMPLPSDTKLYDVVFRGSRSEFHVQRSRLIGVLEQSGVAIDVASKPYRASLDDYPKAKIVLNCSLNGDLNRRVFEVLMAGGFLLSDRLSPQAGLSQLFQEGTHLECYGDEQELLDKISYYLSHPEEAAQIAAAGQQRLLECFSQADIKQKFYRYVLNHEPSPPFTLHHDPRAAVAPCRDLDFLYSRIKLYEIVQELHRINPKISLIYWQGKCKELLADLADLPRLEITYAGDALSEVKDYCARVGVANQICFQHYSSRDQIEQAIYQVVIIDPPNDDVGLSRWVEEAVALTAESGLLLIAHQPMPGLRRKIDGLLRAQGLKPVRLGFSSQTWEPQEPTYLAYQRGESPHVAASAPRLSLQPMSLRVHLIQSVKSLPWFRAGRRLYLATRR; from the coding sequence ATGCTTAGACCGAAAGAGTTGTTCCTGTATGGGCGGCCTGCGAAGTTATCTGAGTTCAAATTTGATGAATCAGGTAAGGATTCAATCATTGCCTGCCCGAATCCGCCCAAGGAGGCGGTAGCGGCGGGCCGGGCGATCGCCGTTCCTGCCGGGGAGTTTAGTGTTGATCGGGTAATCAAGCAACTTCCACCGGGCTATCAGCCGGATATCGTGCATATCTCTGCCCGCAACTTGAACTTCAAGCCCATGGGGCTGCATCGGTTCGGCTGCCCTACGGTCATGAAACTAGGTGATACGTTTCACTGGGGAGATGGCACCCTCAGCGGCATGGTTCAGTACTGCCGCCAGCTTCAGTGCGACTATCACTGGGTCTATCAGGGGGTGCAACACCTCCATTTTTTTGCAGAAGCAGGTCTGAAAAATGTCTTTTGGCTACCGGGAACAATGGTCATTGATCCCTATATGCCATTGCCATCAGACACCAAGCTCTACGATGTTGTCTTCCGGGGTTCTAGGTCAGAGTTTCACGTTCAGCGGAGCCGCTTGATTGGTGTTTTAGAACAGTCTGGGGTAGCAATTGATGTTGCCAGCAAGCCCTACCGAGCAAGTCTAGATGACTATCCCAAAGCGAAGATTGTCCTTAACTGTAGTCTTAATGGCGATCTCAATCGTCGCGTGTTTGAAGTGTTGATGGCCGGTGGATTTCTCCTGAGCGATCGCCTCAGTCCTCAGGCTGGTCTTTCTCAGCTATTTCAGGAGGGAACCCATCTCGAGTGCTATGGTGATGAACAAGAATTGCTCGATAAGATTTCCTACTACTTGAGCCATCCAGAAGAAGCTGCTCAGATTGCGGCAGCCGGGCAGCAGCGCTTGCTAGAGTGTTTTAGCCAGGCTGATATCAAGCAAAAATTCTATCGCTACGTCCTCAACCACGAACCATCCCCGCCCTTCACGCTACACCACGATCCGCGTGCCGCCGTTGCTCCCTGCCGAGATCTTGATTTCCTCTATAGCCGCATCAAACTTTATGAAATTGTGCAAGAATTGCACCGAATCAATCCCAAAATTAGCCTGATTTATTGGCAGGGCAAGTGTAAAGAGTTATTAGCAGATCTGGCTGACTTGCCCCGATTAGAAATTACCTACGCTGGTGACGCGCTGAGTGAAGTAAAGGATTACTGTGCCCGAGTGGGAGTGGCGAATCAAATTTGCTTTCAGCACTACTCCTCTAGAGATCAGATAGAGCAGGCTATCTACCAAGTTGTGATCATCGATCCGCCGAATGATGATGTAGGACTATCGCGCTGGGTCGAAGAGGCGGTGGCCTTAACCGCTGAATCTGGGTTGCTCTTGATTGCTCATCAACCCATGCCTGGACTCCGTCGCAAAATCGATGGTTTGCTAAGGGCGCAGGGCCTCAAGCCAGTTAGACTCGGCTTCTCTAGCCAAACTTGGGAACCACAAGAGCCGACCTATTTGGCTTATCAGAGGGGGGAGTCCCCACATGTCGCTGCATCTGCCCCACGGCTGAGCCTCCAGCCCATGTCACTCAGGGTTCATCTGATTCAGAGTGTTAAAAGCCTGCCTTGGTTTCGAGCCGGACGACGGTTGTACCTTGCCACACGAAGATAG
- the kdsA gene encoding 3-deoxy-8-phosphooctulonate synthase has product MPCIQVADWFAIGDSQPLTLIGGPCVIESEEFTLKMAEAIKAVCDRLGIQFIFKSSFDKANRTSISSFRGQSLEAGLEILQRVKDKVGVPVLTDIHESYQAAPVAEVVDVLQIPAFLCRQTDLLLAAAATGRAINVKKGQFLAPWDMKNVVRKLEAGGATNLLLTERGTSFGYNTLVVDFRSLPQMRELGYPVVFDATHSVQMPGGQGDKSGGQRQFVPYLARAAAAVGIDALFMEIHEDPDNAPSDGPNMIPLANLELTLRQILAVHNSLLEVAHG; this is encoded by the coding sequence ATGCCATGTATCCAGGTTGCTGACTGGTTTGCGATTGGAGACAGTCAACCATTGACGCTGATTGGCGGGCCCTGCGTGATTGAGTCTGAAGAGTTCACGCTGAAGATGGCAGAAGCGATTAAAGCAGTGTGCGATCGCCTTGGAATTCAGTTCATCTTCAAGTCTTCCTTCGACAAGGCCAACCGCACTTCCATTAGTTCATTTCGCGGCCAGTCCCTTGAGGCAGGGTTGGAAATTCTTCAGAGAGTCAAAGACAAAGTTGGAGTGCCCGTTCTGACCGACATTCATGAGAGCTATCAAGCTGCACCTGTGGCAGAAGTAGTGGACGTACTTCAAATCCCAGCGTTTCTGTGTCGGCAAACGGATCTGCTCTTAGCGGCAGCAGCCACCGGACGAGCCATCAATGTCAAAAAGGGTCAGTTTCTTGCGCCGTGGGACATGAAAAATGTAGTCCGCAAGCTTGAGGCGGGCGGGGCAACCAATCTTTTGCTCACAGAGCGCGGCACTAGCTTTGGCTACAACACGCTTGTCGTAGACTTTCGCTCGCTACCCCAGATGCGAGAGCTTGGCTACCCTGTGGTGTTTGATGCGACCCACAGCGTCCAAATGCCCGGTGGTCAGGGAGATAAGTCTGGGGGACAGCGCCAGTTTGTTCCTTACCTGGCGCGGGCCGCCGCGGCGGTGGGCATTGATGCCCTATTCATGGAAATTCATGAAGACCCAGACAACGCGCCGAGCGACGGGCCCAACATGATTCCCCTCGCAAATCTGGAGTTGACGCTGCGACAAATCCTGGCTGTACACAACAGCCTGCTGGAGGTGGCTCATGGATAG
- a CDS encoding KdsC family phosphatase has protein sequence MGIKLVMERGLVVAIITNSTSNSVIHRAKKLGITHLFMGVEDKLAVLQNLCSKLEISLEEVAYVGDDVNDLAVLKAVGCPLTVADAIAPNQDTAVYITERPGGRGAVREICDLLLTNQFSA, from the coding sequence ATGGGAATCAAGCTGGTCATGGAACGTGGCCTAGTAGTAGCCATCATCACCAACAGCACGTCAAATTCCGTGATCCACCGCGCTAAAAAATTGGGAATCACTCACCTGTTTATGGGTGTGGAGGACAAGCTGGCTGTTCTTCAGAACTTGTGTTCAAAATTAGAAATTTCCTTGGAGGAGGTTGCTTATGTTGGGGACGATGTAAACGACTTGGCAGTGCTCAAAGCAGTTGGGTGTCCTCTGACCGTAGCAGATGCGATCGCCCCTAATCAAGATACAGCCGTCTACATTACAGAACGTCCAGGCGGGCGAGGCGCAGTGCGGGAAATATGTGATCTCTTACTTACCAATCAGTTTTCAGCGTGA
- a CDS encoding polysialyltransferase family glycosyltransferase codes for MGQVLRRLIGCQGSIQLVTALSVMAQREEEQKSHNLSYENYLAIYSLYAPGHQAEEFAQVIQRMAETIYTWKKIVYLSVSVIDEITQMRRLSSSRKVYQKIYQLVDVDAVDELYLGTNWQPNNQLLMNAYHHSYKICYGDGLGIYYADKPKDFNTQSSIGNTMTQSLGQNVRVAVNLIRRFIGLGTPLFRDPFDYGYFLLPHITDSTPSMRFAPSERGYFLSILNQLTVLVDQDYAESLRKSIADSSVAVLLGSNFSESKRMSQDSEIAAYKAFLRQGGIEEKSVILVKPHPRDDHQKLEKLEAALSDVFRQVIILNQPEFFYLPFEIFFIKVLEPCRFAGNELRVFALSSACLSIKVLFDLDSHIGFGEEIVHTYFDPEFVAGRLQLEDDLRRSLTKIG; via the coding sequence ATGGGTCAAGTTCTTAGACGACTAATCGGCTGTCAGGGCAGCATCCAACTGGTGACTGCTTTGTCAGTCATGGCCCAGCGAGAAGAAGAGCAAAAGTCTCACAACCTAAGCTATGAGAACTACTTAGCAATCTACAGCCTCTATGCACCAGGTCATCAGGCTGAAGAATTTGCCCAAGTCATTCAACGAATGGCAGAGACCATCTATACCTGGAAAAAGATTGTCTATCTTTCAGTATCAGTGATTGACGAGATTACCCAAATGCGTCGGTTGTCGTCATCTCGCAAGGTTTACCAAAAAATTTATCAGCTTGTTGACGTAGATGCTGTAGATGAGCTTTATCTGGGCACAAACTGGCAGCCCAATAATCAGTTACTCATGAACGCCTATCATCACTCCTACAAGATTTGCTACGGTGATGGTTTAGGTATTTACTATGCAGATAAGCCCAAGGACTTTAATACCCAATCGTCTATAGGAAATACCATGACTCAAAGCCTAGGTCAAAATGTTAGGGTAGCGGTTAACCTCATCAGGAGATTTATAGGACTAGGAACACCCCTATTTAGAGACCCGTTTGATTATGGATACTTCCTATTGCCTCATATCACAGACAGCACGCCCTCAATGAGATTTGCTCCATCTGAGAGGGGATATTTTTTGAGCATTCTCAATCAGTTGACCGTACTGGTTGATCAAGATTATGCAGAGTCCCTACGCAAATCTATTGCAGATTCCTCTGTTGCAGTTCTCCTCGGATCAAACTTCTCTGAATCCAAGCGGATGTCGCAAGACAGCGAGATTGCGGCTTATAAGGCGTTTCTTCGTCAAGGAGGCATTGAGGAAAAGTCAGTAATTTTAGTAAAGCCCCACCCTAGGGATGACCACCAAAAGCTAGAAAAGTTAGAGGCGGCCCTGTCAGATGTTTTTCGCCAGGTTATCATTCTCAATCAACCCGAGTTCTTTTATCTACCCTTTGAGATTTTCTTTATTAAAGTTCTTGAGCCTTGTCGGTTCGCGGGCAATGAGTTGAGAGTTTTTGCCCTCAGTTCCGCCTGCCTATCTATTAAAGTCTTGTTCGATTTGGATAGCCATATTGGGTTTGGTGAAGAGATTGTGCATACCTACTTTGATCCAGAATTCGTCGCAGGGCGTTTGCAACTTGAAGACGATTTGAGGCGCTCCCTTACAAAGATTGGCTAG